In one Siniperca chuatsi isolate FFG_IHB_CAS linkage group LG14, ASM2008510v1, whole genome shotgun sequence genomic region, the following are encoded:
- the jhy gene encoding jhy protein homolog, with the protein MDKRLKHERMCQVLKTEQEKHLSPRQAVLASQWDSVESDTESLAQERAYQQQLHMCIRHHDPNKYILPQRGDADSLQHGDRGEDANVDETEDLQVYDSLEVAALPHAKRNPTLLQTAYLDTQIDLDEREGTSQLLSDDAYSDLRYDPNWRTNLKGAGCFNESPQISIEEYNQVPKEKSSQSCGDRQGLVIKGGYIVNTSPAVVVTYMAGNESDQPYRLHPQDGQTSSVTPPHCHKHALRLRSPGADLPRPSSTSIKNENDNTLQGGFREKCENSCYNAGENISRSPELTEGLHAVYIQDFKTYYQQDRRRTQGGPTQTQQMSASTLMNPKVLSKKKLERVTENIVERNKTTLGRNRSKFGSYVMVHALKQEMPHNVNKVHETLKETASTESQEDSSDPKLKWLQKTQQLRVTQISKGKKAQRKAPWVRAEQGDCQSAAETSSQPLPPTIHLNINLNTPSHLLPLLQQKDQDAIINLASLHGCPHWSPASEAELALSPGYQQTNPGKSSQMSLKGVNAQRHHQNLESSPEQWQRTTALKWPLSCEGEDQKWSPNEVHTKQFPQNLPRTPTTTSSLGSGSYTVLPPIRKPMTGQEPELSPGQSVNTAYPIRKSSSDGYLVQMEKQKQLRLRGTYKAYTLKDYKQLKSDINLRGLGPDYAAIEQTAEKMKRQRVYSNVIREQNKKISRIPFLLTKDPEGKDKKVPRMKALEYARTIAKPPVQSQPRQRQKHQSEGFTEHAPYLEGLDVSQLATLEVLRKRHEEEKQAVAVFRKVHAVRGKLMCGERSGAKWLPCITQVGATHRWWLR; encoded by the exons ATGGATAAAAGACTCAAGCATGAAAGGATGTGTCAAGTGTTGAAGACCGAGCAAGAGAAGCATCTTTCTCCAAGACAAGCAGTTCTGGCCAGCCAGTGGGACTCTGTGGAGTCCGACACAGAGAGCTTGGCCCAGGAGAGAGCTTACCAACAGCAGCTACACATGTGTATTCGCCACCATGATCCAAACAAATACATACTGCCTCAAAGGGGGGATGCTGACAGCTTACAGCAtggagacagaggtgaagatGCAAATGTGGATGAAACTGAAGATCTTCAGGTTTATGATAGCTTAGAAGTAGCAGCACTGCCCCATGCCAAGAGGAACCCCACCTTGTTACAGACTGCATATTTGGATACACAAATAGACCTAGATGAAAGAGAAGGAACAAG CCAGCTGCTCTCTGATGATGCCTATTCTGACCTGCGCTATGACCCCAACTGGAGGACCAACCTGAAGGGAGCTGGCTGCTTCAATGAGAGTCCACAGATTTCCATCGAGGAATATAACCAAGTCCCTAAAGAGAAATCTAGTCAGTCATGTGGTGACAGACAGGGACTGGTAATAAAAGGAGGATACATCGTCAACACAAGCCCAGCTGTTGTGGTGACTTATATGGCTGGCAATGAGTCTGACCAGCCCTACCGCCTACACCCACAAGATGGTCAGACCAGCTCAGTAACACCTCCCCACTGTCACAAGCATGCTTTACGACTTAGATCACCAGGGGCTGACCTACCAAGGCCATCCAGCACttccattaaaaatgaaaatgacaacacTTTACAGGGAGGATTCAGAGAGAAGTGTGAAAATAGCTGTTATAATGCTGGTGAAAATATTAGCAGATCTCCTGAGCTGACAGAGGGTTTACATGCTGTGTACATCCAAGACTTTAAGACCTACTACCAGCAAGACCGGAGACGCACACAAGGAGGACCCACTCAGACACAGCAAATGAGTGCGTCCACGTTGATGAATCCTAAGGTTTTATCGAAAAAAAAGCTAGAAAGAGTCACAGAGAACATAGTGGAACGTAACAAAACAACCCTGGGGCGCAACAGATCCAAATTTGGCTCCTATGTGATGGTTCATGCACTTAAGCAGGAGATGCCTCATAATGTGAATAAG GTGCATGAAACTCTTAAGGAGACGGCCAGCACAGAAAGTCAAGAGGACAGTTCAGACCCCAAGCTGAAGTGGCTccagaaaacacaacagttgAGG GTCACCCAGATCAGCAAAGGGAAGAAAGCCCAGCGGAAAGCCCCGTGGGTCAGAGCTGAGCAGGGAGACTGCCAGTCAGCTGCTGAAACTTCATCACAGCCTCTGCCCCCCACCATCCACCTCAACATCAACCTCAACACTCCATCCCATCTCCTTCCATTACTCCAGCAGAAGGACCAGGATGCCATCATCAACTTAGCATCTCTCCATGGTTGTCCTCATTGGAGCCCCGCATCTGAAGCTGAACTTGCACTGTCCCCTGGATATCAACAAACAAATCCAGGAAAGTCCTCCCAGATGTCTCTGAAAGGGGTAAATGCTCAACGTCACCACCAAAACCTGGAGAGTAGCCCTGAACAATGGCAAAG gaCGACTGCATTAAAGTGGCCATTATCCTGTGAAGGGGAGGACCAGAAGTGGAGTCCAAATGAGGTTCACACTAAGCAATTTCCACAAAACCTCCCCAGGACACCCACCACCACTTCGTCACTGGGCTCGGGCTCCTACACAGTTCTGCCCCCTATAAGAAAGCCAATGACAGGACAAGAGCCTGAGCTGAGCCCTGGTCAGAGTGTGAACACAGCCTACCCCATCCGTAAGAGCAGCTCTGATGGATACCTGGTTCAGATGGAGAAGCAGaagcagctgaggctgagagGCACTTACAAG gcatACACTCTTAAAGACTACAAGCAGCTGAAGTCTGATATAAATCTGCGAGGCCTAGGTCCTGACTACGCAGCCATTGAACAGACA GCTGAGAAAATGAAACGACAGAGGGTGTATTCAAATGTGATCCGAGAGCAGAACAAAAAGATAAGTAGGATTCCCTTTCTACTGACCAAGGACCCGGAAGGCAAGGACAAGAAAGTTCCCAggatgaag GCCTTGGAATATGCCAGGACCATAGCCAAACCCCCTGTACAGTCTCAAccaagacagagacagaaacaccaGTCCGAAGGCTTCACTGAGCATGCTCCTTACTTGGAGGGCTTGGACGTGTCCCAGCTGGCCACACTGGAAGTCCTTAGAAAACgacatgaagaagaaaagcaggctGTGGCTGTCTTCAGAAAAGTACATGCTGTCCGAGGCAAG CTGATGTGTGGTGAGCGTTCTGGCGCAAAATGGCTGCCATGCATCACCCAGGTGGGTGCTACACATcggtggtggttgaggtga
- the lim2.1 gene encoding lens intrinsic membrane protein 2.1, with amino-acid sequence MYSFMGGGLFCAGVGNILLIVSTATDYWMQYRQSSNYMHQGLWRYCMPGKCFPHNDSIAHLDATRALMILSLLACFIGIIIGIMAFIHYSSFDRFDKTFAAGILFFISCFLVFLAMAVYTGVTINYYGKRYGNWRFSWSYIIGWVSVVLTFFSGIFYLCAYRMHECPRGANSH; translated from the exons ATGTACAGCTTTATGGGTGGAGGGTTGTTCTGTGCAGGCGTGGGGAATATCCTCCTGATCGTTTCCACAGCAACCGATTACTGGATGCAGTATCGGCAGTCCAGCAACTACATGCACCAGGGCCTGTGGCGCTACTGTATGCCGGGGAAATGCTTCCCACACAACGACAGCATTG CCCACTTAGACGCCACCCGTGCCCTCATGATCCTCTCTCTTTTGGCCTGTTTCATTGGCATCATCATTGGCATTATGGCCTTCATCCATTACTCCTCCTTCGACAGGTTTGACAAAACCTTTGCTGCAGGCATATTGTTTTTCATCTCAT GCTTTTTAGTGTTTCTAGCAATGGCAGTGTACACTGGTGTGACTATTAACTACTATGGAAAACGCTATGGAAACTGGAGGTTCTCTTGGTCCTATATCATTGGCTGGGTGTCAGTGGTTCTCACCTTCTTTTCAG GTATATTCTATTTGTGTGCCTATCGGATGCATGAATGCCCCAGGGGCGCTAACTCTCATTAG
- the bsx gene encoding brain-specific homeobox protein homolog: protein MSMNYASAAPTQRSTSFFIEDILLHKPKPLREVIPSPFCSSLASRMPILEYGYPLMPTPILAPHPHHPLHKPEHHQYFFTSGMQMPALFQHHAELPGKHCRRRKARTVFSDSQLSGLEKRFEIQRYLSTPERVELATALSLSETQVKTWFQNRRMKHKKQLRKAQDERKPAELERSADNSSESELNEKGAEELQRGLEPDSYMLEENDDDDVDIEDDICSPDHLL, encoded by the exons ATGAGTATGAACTACGCGTCTGCGGCGCCCACGCAGAGGTCGACGTCGTTTTTCATTGAGGACATCTTATTGCACAAACCCAAGCCGCTGAGAGAGGTCATCCCCTCGCCGTTCTGCAGCTCCCTGGCCTCGCGGATGCCCATCCTGGAGTATGGATACCCACTGATGCCAACCCCAATACTGGCGCCACACCCGCACCATCCTCTCCACAAGCCAGAGCACCACCAGTACTTCTTCACCTCTG GGATGCAGATGCCGGCCTTGTTCCAGCACCACGCGGAGTTACCGGGGAAGCACTGCAGGCGCAGAAAGGCCCGGACGGTTTTCTCCGACTCGCAGCTGTCCGGCCTGGAGAAGAGGTTCGAGATCCAGCGGTACCTGTCCACACCGGAGCGAGTGGAGCTGGCCACGGCGCTCAGCCTGTCCgaaacacag GTAAAGACGTGGTTTCAGAACCGACGGATGAAGCACAAGAAGCAGCTGAGGAAAGCGCAGGACGAGCGGAAGCCGGCCGAGCTGGAGCGATCCGCGGACAACTCCAGCGAGAGCGAACTGAACGAGAAGGGCGCGGAAGAGCTGCAGCGCGGGCTGGAGCCGGACTCGTACATGCTGGAGGAAAACGACGACGACGACGTGGATATCGAGGACGACATTTGCTCCCCGGATCATCTACTATAG